The following coding sequences lie in one Seriola aureovittata isolate HTS-2021-v1 ecotype China chromosome 5, ASM2101889v1, whole genome shotgun sequence genomic window:
- the fbxw8 gene encoding F-box/WD repeat-containing protein 8 isoform X2, protein MQCTGSSSGGLARLQPPLLCPRSCSLRLSPRPSSPSPAGPRSSAGATLAAEPLSTNEVNDIPFFDIELPYELALKIFQYLDCTELGRCAQVSRAWRVLAEDSVLWFKMCTREGYHQDASVSDSPCWKSTLRDCRNSAKTVSSNWKNRVGSISQLQFELGKVLCDVSSCDNFVLAGYTSGDVRLWDTLHWDSKASFLKPNSLSAYTDPRPHVSHVQVNSTVAAAAYEDGCVDLWSTETGGQPLYHYQSPGRIQALALSPDSPVLGSAAGPDVRLDAADDCGYWRTVCRAQLPKTVESLVLVPGRGQQGPLAALAAGEAVLLLDPRDDEPRTLHSVYGHPITCLDASDSDVALGVKRTGWAMHDGGNKIHVYSLETGKSAACVGNSPGDFTCINLRDSPPHLLVCGNKDRRVRVFDLRAGSSVASLYAHHLGVTSVQADDWKIVSGGGEGLVCVWEMRMGAKLWEMHNRHPVRHVSFNTSNLVTANIPDDKSPRGACITDDDLTAHRRHRGVICHYDFSEDALSQDHILPICRSDFTESYGYNYNISLTVPYDRLSGSHPSH, encoded by the exons ATGCAGTGCACAGGAAGCTCTTCAGGTGGCCTCGCCCGGCTACAGCCACCGCTCCTCTGTCCCCGCAGCTGTAGCCTTCGTCTGTCTCCCCGGCCGTCCAGCCCTTCTCCAGCTGGTCCCCGATCCTCCGCAGGCGCGACGCTAGCAGCTGAGCCACTGAGCACG AATGAAGTCAATGACATTCCCTTCTTTGATATTGAGTTGCCGTACGAGTTAGCCCTGAAGATCTTCCAGTATCTCGACTGCACTGAGCTGGGTCGATGTGCACAG GTGAGCCGGGCATGGAGAGTTCTTGCAGAGGACAGTGTGCTGTGGTTCAAGATGTGCACGAGGGAGGGTTATCATCAGGATGCCAGTGTGTCCGACTCCCCCTGCTGGAAGAGCACGCTGCGAGACTGCAGGAACTCGGCCAAAACTGTGAGCTCCAACTGGAAG AATCGAGTGGGATCCATCAGCCAGCTGCAGTTCGAGCTGGGGAAGGTGCTGTGTGACGTCAGCTCCTGTGACAACTTTGTCTTGGCCGG ATACACATCTGGTGATGTGAGGCTGTGGGATACACTGCACTGGGACTCCAAAGCCTCGTTTCTAAAGCCCAACAGCCTGTCAGCTTACACGGACCCCAGACCACATGTTAGTCACGTCCAGGTCAACAGCACGGTGGCTGCCGCTGCTTATGAAGatg GCTGTGTGGACCTGTGGAGCACGGAGACGGGCGGGCAGCCCCTCTACCACTATCAGAGCCCAGGGAGGATCCAGGCCTTGGCCCTGAGCCCCGACAGCCCCGTACTGGGCTCCGCCGCGGGGCCTGACGTTCGGCTCGACGCTGCTGATGATTGCGGCTACTGGAGGACAGTCTGCCGGGCCCAGCTACCTAAGACT GTAGAGAGCCTGGTTTTGGTGCCGGGCAGGGGTCAGCAGGGCCCACTGGCGGCCCTGGCAGCGGGAGAGGCTGTGCTCCTGCTGGACCCACGAGATGACGAGCCACGGACGCTCCACTCAGTCTACGGCCATCCCATCACCTGCCTGGATGCCTCCGACTCCGATGTTGCACTCGGGGTAAAGCGCACGGGCTGGGCAATGCACGACGGAGGCAACAAG ATCCATGTCTACAGCCTGGAGACGGGCAAATCTGCGGCCTGTGTCGGCAACTCGCCGGGAGATTTTACCTGCATCAACCTGAGGGACAGCCCTCCTCACCTGCTGGTGTGtggaaacaaagacaggag GGTGAGGGTGTTTGACCTACGAGCCGGCTCCTCCGTGGCGTCCCTGTATGCTCACCACCTGGGCGTGACATCGGTGCAGGCGGACGATTGGAAGATTGTGAGCGGCGGAGGCGAaggattggtgtgtgtgtgggagatgAGGATGGGAGCCAAGCTGTGGGAGATGCACAACAG GCATCCTGTAAGGCATGTAAGCTTCAACACCAGCAACCTGGTAACAGCCAACATCCCAGATGACAAGTCGCCGCGGGGGGCCTGCATCACAGATGATGACCTTACAGCTCACCGCAG ACACAGGGGAGTCATCTGCCATTACGACTTCTCTGAGGACGCGCTGTCGCAGGATCACATTCTGCCCATCTGCAGGTCTGACTTCACCGAGTCTTACGGCTACAACTACAACATCAGCCTGACGGTGCCTTACGACAGGCTGTCCGGCTCCCATCCGTCCCACTGA
- the fbxw8 gene encoding F-box/WD repeat-containing protein 8 isoform X1 has product MADDELDAFRESWKRELTCKKDEQRPAGAAPPSWDVPGQSGPRDSKNRYFEDLKNVTKASSPLKAEEDGCTEDEGCAGEEGGKAPEETEDQPEYVSIARSLLDGRTSPLLDRIQEERTRRKRQYHNRTNDCSTSLQQQLQPQRKVKRDKELVDQLIQDLNEVNDIPFFDIELPYELALKIFQYLDCTELGRCAQVSRAWRVLAEDSVLWFKMCTREGYHQDASVSDSPCWKSTLRDCRNSAKTVSSNWKNRVGSISQLQFELGKVLCDVSSCDNFVLAGYTSGDVRLWDTLHWDSKASFLKPNSLSAYTDPRPHVSHVQVNSTVAAAAYEDGCVDLWSTETGGQPLYHYQSPGRIQALALSPDSPVLGSAAGPDVRLDAADDCGYWRTVCRAQLPKTVESLVLVPGRGQQGPLAALAAGEAVLLLDPRDDEPRTLHSVYGHPITCLDASDSDVALGVKRTGWAMHDGGNKIHVYSLETGKSAACVGNSPGDFTCINLRDSPPHLLVCGNKDRRVRVFDLRAGSSVASLYAHHLGVTSVQADDWKIVSGGGEGLVCVWEMRMGAKLWEMHNRHPVRHVSFNTSNLVTANIPDDKSPRGACITDDDLTAHRRHRGVICHYDFSEDALSQDHILPICRSDFTESYGYNYNISLTVPYDRLSGSHPSH; this is encoded by the exons ATGGCCGATGACGAGCTCGATGCGTTCAGGGAGAGTTGGAAACGAGAGTTAACATGTAAAAAAGATGAGCAGCGACCTGCAGGTGCTGCTCCCCCTTCCTGGGATGTTCCTGGTCAATCGGGCCCGAGAGACTCAAAAAATAGGTATTTTGAAGACTTGAAAAATGTAACCAAAGCCTCTAGTCCTTTAAAAGCAGAAGAGGATGGCTGCACTGAGGATGAAGGATGTGCAGgtgaagagggaggaaaagctCCAGAAGAGACGGAGGATCAGCCTGAGTATGTGTCCATTGCACGTAGTTTGCTGGATGGGAGGACCAGTCCCCTGTTGGACAGGATTCAGGAGGAGAGGACAAGGAGAAAGAGGCAGTATCACAACAGGACAAATGACTGCAGCACATCCCTGCAGCAGCAACTACAGCCTCAGAGAAAGGTCAAGAGAGACAAGGAGTTGGTGGATCAACTCATTCAGGATCTG AATGAAGTCAATGACATTCCCTTCTTTGATATTGAGTTGCCGTACGAGTTAGCCCTGAAGATCTTCCAGTATCTCGACTGCACTGAGCTGGGTCGATGTGCACAG GTGAGCCGGGCATGGAGAGTTCTTGCAGAGGACAGTGTGCTGTGGTTCAAGATGTGCACGAGGGAGGGTTATCATCAGGATGCCAGTGTGTCCGACTCCCCCTGCTGGAAGAGCACGCTGCGAGACTGCAGGAACTCGGCCAAAACTGTGAGCTCCAACTGGAAG AATCGAGTGGGATCCATCAGCCAGCTGCAGTTCGAGCTGGGGAAGGTGCTGTGTGACGTCAGCTCCTGTGACAACTTTGTCTTGGCCGG ATACACATCTGGTGATGTGAGGCTGTGGGATACACTGCACTGGGACTCCAAAGCCTCGTTTCTAAAGCCCAACAGCCTGTCAGCTTACACGGACCCCAGACCACATGTTAGTCACGTCCAGGTCAACAGCACGGTGGCTGCCGCTGCTTATGAAGatg GCTGTGTGGACCTGTGGAGCACGGAGACGGGCGGGCAGCCCCTCTACCACTATCAGAGCCCAGGGAGGATCCAGGCCTTGGCCCTGAGCCCCGACAGCCCCGTACTGGGCTCCGCCGCGGGGCCTGACGTTCGGCTCGACGCTGCTGATGATTGCGGCTACTGGAGGACAGTCTGCCGGGCCCAGCTACCTAAGACT GTAGAGAGCCTGGTTTTGGTGCCGGGCAGGGGTCAGCAGGGCCCACTGGCGGCCCTGGCAGCGGGAGAGGCTGTGCTCCTGCTGGACCCACGAGATGACGAGCCACGGACGCTCCACTCAGTCTACGGCCATCCCATCACCTGCCTGGATGCCTCCGACTCCGATGTTGCACTCGGGGTAAAGCGCACGGGCTGGGCAATGCACGACGGAGGCAACAAG ATCCATGTCTACAGCCTGGAGACGGGCAAATCTGCGGCCTGTGTCGGCAACTCGCCGGGAGATTTTACCTGCATCAACCTGAGGGACAGCCCTCCTCACCTGCTGGTGTGtggaaacaaagacaggag GGTGAGGGTGTTTGACCTACGAGCCGGCTCCTCCGTGGCGTCCCTGTATGCTCACCACCTGGGCGTGACATCGGTGCAGGCGGACGATTGGAAGATTGTGAGCGGCGGAGGCGAaggattggtgtgtgtgtgggagatgAGGATGGGAGCCAAGCTGTGGGAGATGCACAACAG GCATCCTGTAAGGCATGTAAGCTTCAACACCAGCAACCTGGTAACAGCCAACATCCCAGATGACAAGTCGCCGCGGGGGGCCTGCATCACAGATGATGACCTTACAGCTCACCGCAG ACACAGGGGAGTCATCTGCCATTACGACTTCTCTGAGGACGCGCTGTCGCAGGATCACATTCTGCCCATCTGCAGGTCTGACTTCACCGAGTCTTACGGCTACAACTACAACATCAGCCTGACGGTGCCTTACGACAGGCTGTCCGGCTCCCATCCGTCCCACTGA